In one window of Candidatus Deferrimicrobiaceae bacterium DNA:
- a CDS encoding lysophospholipid acyltransferase family protein, with amino-acid sequence MSPLNVLQFAAMGLMTVLIGVPAVLIGLLIPGRSRKGRFFRYVAKAYCGLSLPLFRIRVRATGLENIDPAKPYVFMANHISHADAPALAVILPQPIHWVFKKELGAIPFFGWALRAGGQIMVDRADRQQAAGALRKALEGLSGNNSIMIYPEGTRSRDGRLLPLKKGGFRIAVQSGIPIVPVRVSGTREIVAADSLRVIGGTAFIEILPPISADGKTPADIPELMAAVRAALSPSGGPAPE; translated from the coding sequence GTGAGCCCGCTCAACGTCCTGCAATTCGCCGCGATGGGTCTCATGACCGTGCTGATCGGCGTTCCTGCCGTGCTGATCGGTCTCCTGATCCCCGGCCGTTCGCGCAAGGGCCGCTTCTTCCGCTACGTCGCGAAGGCTTATTGCGGGCTCTCGCTTCCCTTGTTCCGGATCCGTGTGCGGGCGACGGGCCTCGAGAACATCGATCCCGCGAAGCCGTACGTGTTCATGGCCAACCACATCAGCCATGCCGATGCGCCGGCGCTGGCCGTCATCCTTCCGCAGCCGATCCACTGGGTGTTCAAGAAGGAGCTGGGCGCGATCCCGTTCTTCGGCTGGGCGCTGCGGGCGGGGGGGCAGATCATGGTCGACCGGGCAGACCGGCAGCAGGCGGCGGGGGCGCTCCGGAAGGCGCTCGAGGGGCTGTCGGGCAACAATTCGATCATGATCTATCCGGAAGGGACGCGGAGCCGCGACGGGCGGCTTCTGCCGCTCAAAAAAGGGGGATTCCGAATTGCGGTGCAGTCGGGAATCCCGATCGTGCCGGTGCGCGTCTCGGGCACGCGCGAGATCGTGGCGGCCGATTCGCTCCGGGTCATCGGCGGGACCGCCTTCATCGAGATCCTGCCGCCGATCTCCGCCGATGGGAAGACGCCGGCCGACATCCCCGAGCTGATGGCCGCCGTGCGCGCGGCGCTCAGCCCTTCCGGCGGGCCAGCCCCGGAATGA
- a CDS encoding YceI family protein, whose translation MKRFASAALLSVCLLPAAAWAGWILDLPSSGIRFRTTTFQVVSVQGGFDRFSGKVVYDEKDITKSSAEITIDVASIHSGIGLRDSDLRGRRFFDVARYPTAVFRSKKIVQVADGKLKVTGDLTLHGVTKEVVLDVQGPTVLPKDSAGKEHVGGKAAGTISREMFRMGGLVGSDTVELEIDIDLIRVDGSP comes from the coding sequence ATGAAAAGGTTCGCGTCTGCCGCCTTGTTGTCCGTATGCCTGCTGCCAGCCGCCGCGTGGGCCGGCTGGATTCTTGATCTCCCGAGTTCGGGCATCCGGTTCAGGACCACGACTTTTCAGGTCGTTTCCGTCCAGGGCGGCTTCGACCGGTTCTCGGGGAAGGTCGTCTACGACGAGAAGGACATCACGAAATCGTCCGCGGAAATCACGATCGACGTCGCCTCGATCCACTCGGGAATCGGCCTGCGCGACTCGGACCTCCGGGGCAGGAGGTTTTTCGACGTCGCGAGATACCCGACGGCCGTCTTCCGGTCGAAGAAGATCGTGCAGGTCGCCGACGGCAAGCTCAAGGTGACCGGCGATCTGACGCTTCACGGCGTGACGAAGGAAGTGGTGCTCGACGTCCAGGGGCCGACCGTGCTCCCGAAGGACTCCGCCGGGAAGGAGCACGTCGGGGGCAAGGCCGCGGGGACGATCAGCCGGGAGATGTTCCGGATGGGTGGGCTCGTCGGGAGCGACACGGTCGAGCTCGAAATCGATATCGACTTGATCCGGGTCGACGGATCGCCCTGA
- a CDS encoding lipopolysaccharide assembly protein LapA domain-containing protein — protein MRGILFLIVLILGLVALFTFQNAALVEVRFLWFGWTAQLLGVIAASFAAGAVAGFLAGVPASWAKSRRIRDLEREAAERASMAPVVPQPPTASEKPIAPQSSGPESK, from the coding sequence ATGCGCGGCATCCTCTTCCTCATCGTCCTGATCCTCGGCCTGGTGGCGTTGTTCACGTTCCAGAATGCCGCCCTCGTCGAAGTCCGTTTCCTCTGGTTCGGCTGGACGGCGCAGCTCCTCGGCGTGATCGCGGCCTCTTTCGCCGCAGGCGCGGTGGCCGGCTTCCTCGCCGGGGTCCCCGCCTCGTGGGCGAAATCCCGCCGCATTCGCGATCTAGAGCGGGAGGCCGCCGAACGCGCGTCGATGGCTCCCGTCGTTCCGCAGCCGCCCACGGCTTCCGAAAAGCCCATCGCCCCCCAATCTTCCGGTCCGGAGTCCAAATGA
- a CDS encoding NAD+ synthase, which produces MSAMKPLRIALAQINTTVGDIRGNAAKILDAVDRARDAGARLVLFPELAIPGYPPEDLLLRPSFVADNVAAWGELARAIRGITAVIGFVDCDARGHVYNAAGVSAGGKVLGVYRKMRLPNYGVFDEMRYFRKGSEPLVVPVAGIGVGLTICEDIWVGGGPMTREAKAGAGLLVNISASPYHAGKWETRRRLVAARAKAAGCAMAYCNLVGGQDELVFDGGSMVVDAGGTLRARAPQFEEALLLCDLGGKSPGGSVAPLPETRDDEIFRALVLGTRDYVEKNRFPGAIIGLSGGIDSALVAAVAKEALGAERITGVTLSSVYTSRESVEDAHLLANNLGIRCIDLSIREACAAFDATLAAPFAGRARDLTEENLQARVRGTILMALSNKFGSIVLTTGNKSEMSVGYATLYGDMAGGFAVIKDLFKTTVYSVCRGYNRRQGFDAIPESILVKPPSAELRPDQKDSDSLPEYDVLDAVLKMYVEEEKGQAEIVDAGYPEADVRRVIGLVDGSEYKRRQAPPGVKITPRALGKDRRMPITNRANKQGR; this is translated from the coding sequence ATGAGTGCCATGAAACCGCTTCGCATCGCCCTCGCCCAGATCAACACGACCGTCGGGGACATCCGCGGCAACGCCGCGAAGATCCTCGATGCCGTCGATCGCGCCCGCGACGCGGGCGCCCGCCTCGTCCTGTTTCCCGAACTTGCGATTCCCGGCTATCCCCCGGAAGACCTGCTGTTGCGACCCTCGTTCGTCGCCGACAACGTCGCGGCGTGGGGCGAGCTGGCTCGCGCGATCCGCGGGATCACGGCCGTCATCGGCTTCGTCGACTGCGACGCCCGCGGGCATGTCTACAATGCGGCGGGCGTCTCCGCGGGGGGAAAGGTGCTGGGCGTCTACCGCAAGATGCGGCTGCCGAACTACGGCGTCTTCGACGAGATGCGCTATTTTCGCAAGGGGTCCGAGCCGCTGGTCGTCCCGGTCGCCGGGATCGGCGTCGGGCTGACCATTTGCGAGGACATCTGGGTGGGCGGCGGGCCGATGACGCGGGAGGCGAAGGCGGGCGCCGGCCTGCTCGTCAACATCTCGGCGTCCCCGTACCACGCGGGGAAGTGGGAGACCCGGCGTCGGCTGGTCGCGGCCCGGGCGAAGGCGGCCGGTTGCGCGATGGCCTACTGCAACCTGGTGGGCGGGCAGGACGAGCTGGTGTTCGACGGCGGCTCGATGGTCGTCGACGCCGGCGGGACGCTGCGCGCGCGGGCGCCGCAGTTCGAGGAGGCGCTGCTACTGTGCGACCTCGGCGGCAAAAGCCCGGGCGGGTCCGTGGCGCCGCTGCCCGAGACGCGCGACGACGAGATCTTCCGCGCGCTCGTCCTGGGCACGCGCGACTACGTCGAGAAAAACCGCTTCCCCGGGGCGATCATCGGCCTGTCGGGCGGCATCGACTCGGCGCTGGTCGCCGCGGTCGCGAAGGAGGCGCTGGGAGCCGAGCGGATCACCGGCGTGACGCTGTCGTCGGTCTACACCTCGCGCGAGAGCGTCGAGGACGCCCACCTCCTGGCGAATAACCTGGGCATCCGCTGCATCGACCTGTCGATCCGGGAGGCATGCGCGGCGTTCGACGCGACGCTGGCCGCCCCGTTCGCGGGGCGCGCGCGGGACCTCACCGAGGAGAACCTGCAGGCGCGCGTGCGCGGCACGATCCTCATGGCGCTGTCGAACAAGTTCGGCAGTATCGTCCTGACCACGGGCAACAAGAGCGAGATGAGCGTGGGCTACGCGACGCTCTACGGCGACATGGCGGGCGGTTTCGCGGTCATCAAGGACCTGTTCAAGACGACGGTCTACTCAGTGTGCCGAGGCTACAACCGGCGGCAGGGGTTCGACGCGATCCCCGAGAGCATCCTCGTCAAGCCGCCGTCGGCCGAGTTGCGGCCCGACCAGAAGGACTCCGACTCGCTGCCCGAGTACGACGTGCTCGACGCCGTGCTCAAGATGTATGTGGAGGAAGAGAAGGGGCAGGCCGAGATCGTCGACGCGGGCTATCCGGAGGCGGACGTCCGCCGGGTGATCGGGCTGGTCGACGGCAGCGAGTACAAGCGCCGGCAAGCGCCGCCCGGCGTCAAGATCACGCCCCGTGCGTTGGGCAAGGACCGCCGGATGCCGATCACCAATCGGGCCAACAAGCAGGGAAGGTAG
- a CDS encoding MFS transporter — MALMIPSAAMPANAPENVYDRDYLVVNAANAFYSLHATMFIFMPAYLYTLKLSAGVIGLLMATGTLTSVLCKPLNGWLVNRGRHALFLSAGALFSALATLPWLSPPEPGAALFFLRAIQGVAYSFFATAAFGYVAAAAPPARRGEALGVFGLSFFIPTAFGGQLGELIVGRAGFHGMFAWAILAALPAIALPALLRRRHTGATLDRTELRVFFSLHGLVPNTAGFLFGAAYGTIFTFLPVFLMVRHGGTLGHFVLVYSAAVVATRTLGRRLADRLPRPWVCLAALLLLAAGILGIPWLRGNLELTLVGVATGLGHGFLFPALSAMTVDRAGPGREGMAMALYTGSFDLGTVAGSGLLGFVAERLGYAPMFGIAAGLTAAGAAIFLIPGLARRKG; from the coding sequence ATGGCACTCATGATACCATCGGCAGCAATGCCCGCGAACGCCCCCGAAAACGTCTACGACCGCGATTATCTCGTCGTCAACGCGGCCAACGCCTTTTATTCCCTTCACGCGACGATGTTCATCTTCATGCCCGCGTATTTGTACACGCTCAAGCTCTCCGCGGGCGTAATCGGTCTTCTGATGGCGACGGGGACGCTCACCTCGGTCCTTTGCAAACCGCTCAACGGCTGGCTGGTCAACCGGGGGCGGCACGCCCTTTTCCTGTCGGCCGGCGCCCTGTTTTCCGCCCTCGCGACTCTTCCCTGGCTGAGCCCCCCGGAGCCGGGGGCGGCCCTTTTCTTTCTGCGGGCCATTCAGGGCGTCGCCTACTCCTTCTTCGCCACCGCGGCCTTCGGATACGTCGCCGCCGCCGCGCCGCCCGCCCGGCGCGGCGAGGCGCTCGGCGTCTTCGGGCTGTCATTCTTCATCCCCACCGCGTTCGGCGGGCAGCTCGGCGAGCTTATCGTAGGCCGGGCGGGCTTCCACGGGATGTTCGCGTGGGCGATCCTGGCCGCACTGCCGGCGATCGCGCTCCCCGCGTTGTTGCGCCGGCGGCACACGGGCGCCACGCTGGACCGGACAGAGCTGCGCGTTTTCTTTTCGCTGCACGGACTTGTCCCGAACACGGCGGGGTTCCTCTTCGGCGCTGCGTACGGGACGATCTTCACCTTCCTGCCGGTCTTCCTGATGGTCCGCCATGGGGGAACGCTCGGCCATTTCGTCCTGGTCTATTCCGCCGCCGTGGTGGCGACGCGCACCCTAGGGCGCCGCCTGGCCGACCGGCTTCCGCGCCCCTGGGTCTGCCTCGCGGCGCTGCTGCTGCTCGCGGCCGGCATCCTGGGTATCCCCTGGCTGCGCGGCAACCTGGAGCTGACGCTGGTCGGCGTCGCCACGGGTCTCGGGCACGGCTTTCTTTTCCCCGCGCTGTCGGCGATGACGGTCGACCGGGCGGGCCCCGGGCGAGAGGGAATGGCGATGGCGCTCTACACGGGATCGTTCGACCTGGGGACGGTGGCGGGTTCGGGCTTGCTTGGATTCGTCGCCGAGCGGCTCGGCTACGCGCCGATGTTCGGGATCGCGGCGGGGCTGACGGCCGCGGGCGCGGCCATCTTCCTCATTCCGGGGCTGGCCCGCCGGAAGGGCTGA